The genomic stretch GTTTGCTGATGAAGTCCTTGGCTCCCAGGGCCAGGGCGCGCAAGCGGGTGTCGCGGGTGGCGTCGGCGGTGAGCACCAGGATCGGCAAGTATTCACCGCTCGGGATGCGCCGGTTGAGTTGTTCCAGGACGGCAAAACCGTCGAACTCGGGCATGTGCAAGTCGAGAATCACCAGGTCCGGCTCGAAGCTGTTGAACAGCTCCAGAGTCCGCAGCGGCTGGGTGCTGCTCAGCACGTTGGTCAGTCCCTCGCGTACCAGCAGTTGCTCTACCAGATCGAGGTTGGGGCGTTGGTCGTCGATGATCAGAATGCGCAGGTCGGTGTTCACACGGGCTCCGGAAAGTACTGGTCGAGGTGTGCGAGAAACGAAGGAATGTGAATCGGTTTGGTTAGCACGGCTGTCGCGCCCGCGTCGCTCAAGGCCAGACGCGTGAGGTCGCTGGCGTCGGCGGTGATCATCAGCACCGGGGTGGTTCGGGTGATTGCGGACTGGCGCAAGCGCTGCAGAACGTTCAGCCCGTCGATGTCCGGCAGGGAGACATCCAGCAGGATAAGCTGTGGCGCATGTTGGGCGGCCAGATCCAGCCCCAGTTGCCCTTGCATGCTTGAGAGCAGTTTTATCCCCGGTCGCCGTTGCAGCACGGTTTCGATGAGCGCGAGGCTGGAGAGGTTGTCTTCGATGCACAACATCTTGCCCTGAACTTCGGGGCCTGCGAGTGCAGGGATTAGCGATCGGTTATCAATTGGCGCAGCGGCTGTCCCGGCGGTTTCCTGCAAGCGTACAGACGGTAGCTCCAGGGTAAATCGGGAACCGGCGCCGGGTTGGCTTTGCACGGTCAGGCTGCCATTCATCATTTCCAGCAGGCTTTTGCTCAACGCCAGGCCAAGGCCGCTGCCTTCCACATTCGGGTCGGTTTCAAGACGCTCAAACGGCTTGAACAGTTGACCCAGGCGATCAGCCGCAATGCCCTTGCCGGTATCGCTGACCGACACATGGATTCGTTGCTGATCAATCTTGACCTCGATGCTCACCTGACCCTCAGGCCGGTTGTACTTGATGGCGTTTGATAGCAGGTTCAGCAGCACCTGAGTCAGGCGTTGTCGATCGGCGACGATCCCGCTGTCAGCGGCCAGCATTGGCAGTGGCGTCAGATGAATGCCGGCGTCGGCGGCCATCGGCGAGACCAGTGTCAGGGCTTCTTGCAGGGCGATCGCGAGGGGCACGGATTCGATGTTCAGCGGCAGGCGTCCGGCTTCGATTTTGGCAATGTCCAGCACTTCGTTGATCAAAGTCAGCAGGTGCTGTCCGGCACGCAGGATGTGACTGATCTGCGCCTTTTGCCCGGGGAGCGAGTCCATGTCCAGAAGTTGCGCAAAGCCCAGGATCGAGTTGAGCGGGGTCCGCAGTTCGTGGCTCATGCGCGACAGGAATTCGCTTTTGGCCCGGCTGGCGCGCTCGGCTTCTTCGCGGGCGGTCCGCAACGCAATCTCGGCCGCGCGGCGATCGGTAATGTCTCGGGTGATCTTCGAGAACCCGCGCAACGCGCCGCTGCTGTCGTATTGCGCGGTGATCACCACGCTGGCCCAGAAGCGGCTGCCATTTTTGCGAATGCGCCATGCCTCTTCCATGTAGTGCCCGTTGCGAGTGGCCTCACGCAGGGCCATCTCGGGATGCTGCGGGCACTCTTGCGCCAGGTAAAACACCGAGAAGTGTTGGCCGATGATTTCCTGTTCCGTATAGCCTTTGATCCGCTCGGCGCCGGCGTTCCAACTGGTGACATAACCCTGGGTGTCGAGGGCAAAGATCCCGTAATCCTTCACGCCGTCGATGATCAGCCGCAAGCGTTCTTCATTGTCGCGCAACGCTCGCTCGCGTTCAGCCAGCAGTAAGCCGGCCTCCACCAGACGAGTGCCCAACTGACCAATCTCATCGTTCTCTGGCCGTTGCGGCCGCAACGGCTGCCCGAGAGCCAGGCGTTGGGCATTGCCCTGGACTTGCTGCACCCTGGCCACGATCCCTTTGGACAAAAACAGCACCGCCACGATGGCACCGAATAGTCCGCAGAGGGCGGCCAGCAAGGTTGAGAACAACAGCCGCTGGCGGGTCGCGTATGCCGCCGCAGTACGTTCCGCCAGCAACGTGTCCTCAAGGGTGAGCATGGTGCTGATGTGCTCGCGCAATTCATCGAGGATGTATTTGTTATTGATCAGGATGGTGGTGATCGACTCGGATTTTGCCTCGCTATCGCTGAGCATTTGCTCCAGGCCATCGATTTTGCTGTTGATTAGTGGCGTGATGGCGGTGAGTTGTGCACGTACCCGTTCATCACGAACGTTGCTATCGAGCCGGCGCAGGGCAGATTGGATCAGGGGCTTGGCTTTCAGATAACCCGGCAGGAAATCTTCCCGATGTGTCAGCAGATAACCGCGCACGCTGGCGGCCGCTTCGGCGAGCAATGTGTGCACGGTCTGGATATCACCTTGCACCAGCAATACCCGGCGCACGTCTTCTTCGGCACGGGCGGTCTGGCGCTCGGTGATGTAGATCAACACCAGTGACAGCAGCAGGACCACCAATGGCAGGGAAATCACCACCAGTGCCTTGCCCCGTAGCGGCAGGTCGGCCCAGCGTCTGGCGTAAAACACCCTCATTGTTGAGTCACCAGGCCCAGAGCAATGCCACGGACCGCCGCCTGGGTTCGATCAGCCGCCCCGAGTTTTCCGATGACCCGTTCGACGTGGGCTTTTGCCGTGCCGGTGGTAATTCCCAGTTTCTCGCCGATCAGACGGTTGCTCATGCCGTTGGCCACCAACCCAAGCACCTGGCGTTCTCGGGCAGTGAGGTTTTCGGTGGGGGTGCCGCCACTCGCATTACGCTCGGTCATGCGTCGTAGCAGACGGGCGCTGACGGAGCTATTGAGGGCTTCTTCACCGACGGCGACGCGCTGCAGGGCGTCGATCACTTCGGCGCGGCTGGCGTCTTTGAGCAGGTAACCGACGGCGCCGGCACTCATGGCCGCTTCCAAGTGGTCGGGGCTGTCGTCCATGGTGAATATCACCACTTTCAGGGCAGGCAGGCGTTGCTGAAGCAGGCGTGCGGCGCCCAGGCCGTTGAGCAACGGCATGCGGATGTCGAGGATCACGATGTCCGGCAGCAACCGTTCGCACAACTCGACTGCTTCCTGACCATCGCGGGCCTGACCGACCACTTCGAATTGCGGGTGACCCGCCAGCAAGGCGATGAAACCGGTGCGCGTGACTTCATGATCATCAGCGAGCACGAGACGTAAGACGTGGGTCATTGGGGTGTTCCATCGAGGTTCGCGGGCACGCCGACGTGCAGTTGGGTGCCGCAGTTGATTGCGCTGACGCAGGTGAGGCGTCCACCCAACAGGCTGGCGCGTTCCTGCATGGTGGAGAGGCCCAGATGTCGAGCGTTGTCGGTATCGAGTTGTAGTTCGGTGGAAGCAAAGCCTTTGCCGTTATCGTCCACCCGCAGCAAGGCCTGACCTTCGTGCAGTTCCAGCCCCAGCTGTACCTGTTTGGCGTGCGCATGTTTGAGGATGTTGTTGATCGCTTCCTGGGCGATCCTGAACAAACCGATCTCCACCTGACTGGGAAAACGCGCCTCGCAACGTGCGATCCAGTGCACGCTGATTCCGGCTTCGCGCAGCCGATCGGCTTCTTTGTCGACAGCCTTGAGCAATCCGAAATCGTCGAGCACCGTCGGGCGCAGGCCGCCGATCAGTTGCCGGCCTTCAACCACGCAATGCTGGGCCAGCGCCAGAATCGCCTGCAAGTCCGCCCCGAGGGTGTCCGGCAATGTCGGGCAACGGCCGGCAAAACCTTGCAGACGCTGGTGCAATCCGGCGAGGGTTTGGGCCAGGCCGTCGTGCAGGTCATAAGCAACGCGTTTACGTTCGTCTTCTTGTGCGCGAAACAACCGGTTGACCAGGTCCGACAGGGTGCGATCCCGGTTCTTCAGCGTCGTCAGCAATCGGTCGTTTTCAAGGTGCGCGGCCAGCAGGGTGGCGAGCAGTTGCAAGGATTCGCTGTCTTCATTGTCCGGCGCCCGCAGACGCAAGCTGTTGGCCAGCACCAGGGCGCCAAAGGCATTCCCATCGCCACCGCGTAACGGCACCCGCAGCACATTGGGCAAGGATTCCCCTGGACGGTCCTGCCAGTACGGCGTGCGCATTGCGCGGTCGGCGACGACCTCCAGGCTGTTCAGTCGATCACTACTGCCATGCCGGGCGGTGGTGCTGACAAGCCCGTCGGTATCCCACTCCAGCAGCAACCCGTGGTCCATCGCGAGGAAGGCGCAGGCCCGAGCCAACACTCTCTCGCGCATGGCGTCCGGGACCAGTCGGGTCAACTCCTGTCCGGTGTCCACCAACAGCCGCAGGCGCGCCGCGCGACTCTCGGATTGTCGATATTGGGTACGGATGGCCAAGGCGCTACCGGGGTCGTGTGGCGGGCTTTGCATGCTTCGACTCCGGCGTTGAGACAAGCGCCGCGGGCGCAGGGGAGGTCATTAAACCTTGTTAACCGTACCGGGCGCCATCTGCCAAATGGCATAGATAAATGACTCCGGTTGGCCGATGTCGGGTGGCTGGCGAATTGGCAAAGTGTGCTCAACGACCACCACTGGAGTATCGCAATGAAATTCAAAACCCCGGCCATCGCCCTGCTTTTTGCCTTGAGCGCACCGTTTGTTCAAGCAGCGGAGACGGCCCCGCATGTTTACCGCACTGTGGCAGAAGCGCCTGCCAACGTGAAGGACCGTGAGATTGCTGGTTTGTTTGACCGTTGGAACAGCGCGTTGCAGACCGGTAACGTTCAATCGGTGGTCGACCTCTATGCGCCGGACGCCGTGTTGCAGCCAACGGTGTCCAATCAGGTGCGCACCACGCCGGACCAGATCAAGGACTACTTCGATCACTTCATGGCGCTCAAGCCGGTGGGCCAAATCAACTACCGCGAAATCCGCCAGCTGGGTAGTAACGTGGCCATGGACAGCGGCGTCTATACCTTCAGCCTGACGGAGGCGAGCGGCAAGATCCGTCAGGTGCAGGCACGCTATACCTTCGTCTACGAACAGGTCGACGGTCAGTGGAAGATTCTCAATCACCATTCTTCGGCGATGCCTGAAGCGCAAGTGCAACACGCTAAGCAGTAAGCGGATCGATAGAGGGTTTATTCGCAAATGTCCACGCCCTGTGGGTGTGGATATTCAGCCCTTCGACCCGTCACGCGAGCTTGAAAGGCAAAATCCCATGTAGGTCAGAATGAGCCAACTCCTGACCTCCAAGTGTTGCGTCTTTTTCCCGCCCGATGATTACGCCACCG from Pseudomonas sp. S04 encodes the following:
- a CDS encoding response regulator, producing MNTDLRILIIDDQRPNLDLVEQLLVREGLTNVLSSTQPLRTLELFNSFEPDLVILDLHMPEFDGFAVLEQLNRRIPSGEYLPILVLTADATRDTRLRALALGAKDFISKPLDALETMLRVWNLLETRVLYKTLRTLVPADQIDLLQRRSSKSSN
- a CDS encoding ATP-binding protein encodes the protein MRVFYARRWADLPLRGKALVVISLPLVVLLLSLVLIYITERQTARAEEDVRRVLLVQGDIQTVHTLLAEAAASVRGYLLTHREDFLPGYLKAKPLIQSALRRLDSNVRDERVRAQLTAITPLINSKIDGLEQMLSDSEAKSESITTILINNKYILDELREHISTMLTLEDTLLAERTAAAYATRQRLLFSTLLAALCGLFGAIVAVLFLSKGIVARVQQVQGNAQRLALGQPLRPQRPENDEIGQLGTRLVEAGLLLAERERALRDNEERLRLIIDGVKDYGIFALDTQGYVTSWNAGAERIKGYTEQEIIGQHFSVFYLAQECPQHPEMALREATRNGHYMEEAWRIRKNGSRFWASVVITAQYDSSGALRGFSKITRDITDRRAAEIALRTAREEAERASRAKSEFLSRMSHELRTPLNSILGFAQLLDMDSLPGQKAQISHILRAGQHLLTLINEVLDIAKIEAGRLPLNIESVPLAIALQEALTLVSPMAADAGIHLTPLPMLAADSGIVADRQRLTQVLLNLLSNAIKYNRPEGQVSIEVKIDQQRIHVSVSDTGKGIAADRLGQLFKPFERLETDPNVEGSGLGLALSKSLLEMMNGSLTVQSQPGAGSRFTLELPSVRLQETAGTAAAPIDNRSLIPALAGPEVQGKMLCIEDNLSSLALIETVLQRRPGIKLLSSMQGQLGLDLAAQHAPQLILLDVSLPDIDGLNVLQRLRQSAITRTTPVLMITADASDLTRLALSDAGATAVLTKPIHIPSFLAHLDQYFPEPV
- a CDS encoding response regulator, with translation MTHVLRLVLADDHEVTRTGFIALLAGHPQFEVVGQARDGQEAVELCERLLPDIVILDIRMPLLNGLGAARLLQQRLPALKVVIFTMDDSPDHLEAAMSAGAVGYLLKDASRAEVIDALQRVAVGEEALNSSVSARLLRRMTERNASGGTPTENLTARERQVLGLVANGMSNRLIGEKLGITTGTAKAHVERVIGKLGAADRTQAAVRGIALGLVTQQ
- a CDS encoding sensor histidine kinase, translated to MQSPPHDPGSALAIRTQYRQSESRAARLRLLVDTGQELTRLVPDAMRERVLARACAFLAMDHGLLLEWDTDGLVSTTARHGSSDRLNSLEVVADRAMRTPYWQDRPGESLPNVLRVPLRGGDGNAFGALVLANSLRLRAPDNEDSESLQLLATLLAAHLENDRLLTTLKNRDRTLSDLVNRLFRAQEDERKRVAYDLHDGLAQTLAGLHQRLQGFAGRCPTLPDTLGADLQAILALAQHCVVEGRQLIGGLRPTVLDDFGLLKAVDKEADRLREAGISVHWIARCEARFPSQVEIGLFRIAQEAINNILKHAHAKQVQLGLELHEGQALLRVDDNGKGFASTELQLDTDNARHLGLSTMQERASLLGGRLTCVSAINCGTQLHVGVPANLDGTPQ
- a CDS encoding SgcJ/EcaC family oxidoreductase, with product MKFKTPAIALLFALSAPFVQAAETAPHVYRTVAEAPANVKDREIAGLFDRWNSALQTGNVQSVVDLYAPDAVLQPTVSNQVRTTPDQIKDYFDHFMALKPVGQINYREIRQLGSNVAMDSGVYTFSLTEASGKIRQVQARYTFVYEQVDGQWKILNHHSSAMPEAQVQHAKQ